The proteins below come from a single Gottschalkia purinilytica genomic window:
- the asrC gene encoding sulfite reductase subunit C produces the protein MSMDLNIKALRTNEYRESKIRGEFMVSIRVPGAIFPVNLLPTVQKIAERYGDGTIHMGTRQKIAIPRIKAKDIDSVNKMLQPIIEEIECNICGVDIEDTTKGYPTIGARNITNCIGNVHCVKANVNTVSIARRFEKTIFPNHYHIKISVAGCPNDCVKATFSDFGIIGVSKIDFDYYRCIGCGACVKACKNHATNALAGKNGKAVKEESKCIGCGECVLVCPTSAWTRNPKKFFRVKIGGRTGKKTPRAGKTFLNWVTEEHLHQIVKNIFKFSDYMLEGKPVYLHFGHLIDKAGYNKFKDFVLDGIELNQEALVADRIYWYEDETTADIHLKSNK, from the coding sequence ATGTCAATGGATTTGAATATAAAAGCTCTTCGTACAAATGAATATAGAGAATCAAAAATAAGAGGAGAATTTATGGTAAGTATTAGAGTACCAGGTGCTATATTCCCAGTTAATTTACTTCCAACAGTTCAAAAAATCGCAGAGAGATATGGAGATGGAACTATTCATATGGGTACTAGACAGAAAATAGCTATTCCAAGAATTAAAGCAAAAGATATAGATTCCGTAAATAAGATGTTACAACCTATAATTGAAGAAATAGAATGTAATATATGTGGTGTAGACATTGAAGACACAACTAAAGGATATCCAACTATAGGGGCAAGAAATATTACTAATTGTATTGGAAATGTTCATTGTGTTAAAGCAAATGTAAACACAGTTTCTATAGCAAGAAGATTTGAGAAAACTATTTTTCCTAATCATTATCATATTAAAATATCTGTTGCTGGTTGTCCAAATGATTGTGTCAAGGCCACATTTTCAGATTTTGGAATAATTGGGGTGTCTAAAATAGATTTTGATTATTATAGATGTATAGGATGTGGAGCATGTGTAAAGGCATGTAAGAACCATGCTACTAATGCTCTTGCTGGAAAAAATGGAAAAGCTGTTAAAGAAGAGAGTAAGTGCATAGGGTGTGGAGAGTGTGTCTTAGTATGTCCTACAAGTGCTTGGACGAGAAATCCCAAGAAATTTTTTAGAGTTAAAATTGGAGGAAGAACTGGAAAGAAAACTCCAAGAGCAGGAAAAACTTTTCTAAACTGGGTTACGGAAGAACACTTACATCAAATTGTGAAAAATATTTTTAAGTTTTCTGATTATATGTTAGAAGGAAAACCTGTATATCTACATTTCGGACACTTAATTGACAAAGCTGGATATAATAAATTTAAAGATTTTGTTTTAGACGGTATTGAACTAAATCAAGAGGCTTTGGTGGCAGATAGGATTTACTGGTATGAAGATGAAACTACTGCTGATATCCATTTGAAATCTAATAAATAA
- the pgsA gene encoding CDP-diacylglycerol--glycerol-3-phosphate 3-phosphatidyltransferase gives MNIPNILTMVRFCLIPLFIIVFYSPIDHNVLYSTLIFALAGVTDVLDGHIARSYNMVTRWGIVLDPLADKLMEITVLVCFTSANYLPLWVIIVIGIKEICMIFGAIFLYYSEEKTVVPSNIYGKIATFSFYIAIFAIAINLNKTVNFILIGITVILTIIAFINYFIAFREIRKESK, from the coding sequence ATGAATATACCAAATATATTAACAATGGTTAGGTTCTGTTTGATACCATTATTTATAATAGTTTTCTACTCTCCTATAGATCATAATGTACTTTATTCTACACTCATATTTGCTTTAGCTGGGGTTACAGATGTTCTTGATGGGCATATAGCAAGAAGTTATAATATGGTAACTCGATGGGGAATAGTACTCGATCCTCTTGCAGATAAACTTATGGAAATAACAGTTTTAGTATGCTTTACAAGTGCAAATTATCTTCCTCTATGGGTTATTATTGTTATAGGTATAAAAGAAATATGTATGATATTTGGTGCAATATTTTTATACTATTCAGAGGAAAAAACAGTTGTTCCTTCAAATATTTACGGTAAGATAGCTACTTTTTCTTTTTATATAGCAATATTTGCTATAGCAATAAATTTAAATAAAACAGTTAATTTTATATTAATAGGTATTACGGTTATACTAACTATAATAGCTTTTATAAACTACTTTATAGCTTTTAGAGAGATTCGCAAAGAATCAAAGTAA
- the trpS gene encoding tryptophan--tRNA ligase → MSEKKVIFSGIQPSGALTLGNYLGAIKNWEQLQDENENFFCIVDLHAITVPQEPKNLRKNTLEVLALYLASGIDPEKSTIFIQSHVSAHTELTWVLNTMSYMGQLSRMTQFKEKSQKSEANLNAGLLTYPVLMASDILLYQTDAVPVGEDQKQHLELARDLAERFNNRYSETFKIPEPMISKVGARIMSLQEPTKKMSKSDEDKNAFILLLDEPDDIRRKLKRAVTDSIGVVKHSDEQPGIKNLLTIYSKISGENIEEIEKRYEGKGYGKFKEDVAEVIIEGLRPVREKANYLLKNKDHLEEIYMNGANKAEAVARKTLRKVYKKVGFIPRKF, encoded by the coding sequence GTGAGTGAAAAAAAGGTTATATTTAGTGGTATACAACCATCTGGAGCACTTACATTAGGCAATTACTTAGGAGCTATTAAGAACTGGGAACAATTACAAGATGAAAATGAAAACTTTTTTTGTATAGTTGATCTTCATGCTATTACTGTTCCTCAAGAACCTAAAAATTTAAGAAAAAATACTTTAGAAGTGTTAGCTTTATATTTAGCAAGTGGAATTGATCCAGAAAAGAGTACTATATTTATTCAGTCTCATGTTAGTGCTCATACAGAACTAACATGGGTTTTAAATACTATGTCATATATGGGACAGTTAAGTAGAATGACTCAGTTTAAAGAAAAGTCTCAAAAAAGTGAAGCAAATTTAAATGCAGGATTACTTACATATCCTGTACTTATGGCATCAGATATATTATTATATCAAACAGATGCAGTTCCTGTAGGAGAGGATCAAAAACAACATTTGGAATTAGCAAGAGATTTAGCTGAAAGATTTAATAATAGATATAGTGAAACATTTAAGATTCCAGAGCCTATGATATCAAAAGTAGGAGCTAGAATTATGAGTCTTCAAGAGCCAACTAAAAAGATGTCAAAGTCTGATGAAGACAAAAATGCGTTTATATTACTATTAGATGAACCAGATGATATAAGAAGAAAGCTCAAAAGAGCAGTTACTGATTCAATTGGAGTAGTTAAACATAGTGATGAACAACCAGGAATTAAAAATTTACTAACTATATATTCCAAAATATCAGGAGAGAATATAGAGGAAATTGAAAAGAGATATGAAGGAAAAGGTTATGGTAAATTTAAAGAAGATGTTGCAGAAGTAATAATAGAAGGACTTAGACCAGTTAGAGAAAAAGCTAATTATTTATTAAAGAATAAAGATCATTTAGAAGAAATATATATGAATGGAGCAAATAAAGCAGAAGCTGTTGCTAGAAAAACATTGAGAAAAGTATATAAAAAAGTTGGATTTATTCCAAGAAAATTTTAA
- a CDS encoding ABC transporter substrate-binding protein has protein sequence MSKRKILALFLVSILTLSLFLVGCQKDGLKKVRLIEVTHSVFYAPQYIAMSKGFFEEEGIKVELTNGKGADKCMTALLSGEADIGFMGSEASIYVYNQGKDDYAINFAQLTQKDGSFLVGREKDDNFSFDKLKNKTIIGGRIGGMPEMTLEYVLKKQGLQPQKDVKIRTDIQFDVMAGSFTGGEGDYVTLFEPVATLLEKEGKGHIVASIGKEAGYIPYTSYSATKDYIEKNPEIIQGFTNAIYKGMLWVQSHSSEEVANVLKEHFPDADKDILSTLVSRYKEQDTWKPDPVFTKDGFDYILKIMKSAGQLDKSPPYEKLVITKFAEETLKNIKSDEVNK, from the coding sequence GTGTCTAAAAGAAAGATTTTAGCCCTATTTCTAGTAAGCATTCTAACACTTAGTTTATTTTTAGTAGGATGTCAAAAAGATGGACTAAAAAAAGTTAGACTTATAGAAGTAACTCACTCCGTTTTTTATGCTCCTCAATATATTGCTATGTCAAAAGGATTTTTTGAGGAAGAAGGTATAAAAGTAGAGCTAACTAACGGTAAGGGTGCTGATAAATGCATGACTGCTTTATTAAGTGGTGAAGCTGATATAGGATTTATGGGTTCAGAAGCATCTATTTATGTTTATAATCAAGGTAAAGATGATTATGCTATTAACTTTGCTCAATTAACTCAGAAAGATGGTTCTTTCTTAGTTGGAAGAGAAAAAGATGATAACTTTTCTTTTGATAAGCTAAAAAATAAAACTATTATTGGTGGCCGTATTGGTGGAATGCCTGAAATGACACTAGAATACGTACTTAAAAAACAGGGATTACAGCCACAAAAAGATGTGAAAATTAGAACAGATATACAGTTTGATGTAATGGCAGGGTCTTTTACTGGTGGTGAAGGTGACTATGTTACACTCTTTGAACCAGTAGCTACTTTACTTGAAAAAGAAGGTAAGGGGCATATAGTTGCATCTATAGGAAAAGAAGCTGGATATATTCCTTATACTTCATATAGTGCTACTAAAGACTATATAGAAAAAAATCCTGAAATAATCCAAGGATTTACTAATGCTATATATAAAGGAATGTTATGGGTTCAATCACATTCCTCAGAAGAAGTGGCTAATGTATTAAAAGAACATTTTCCTGACGCAGATAAAGATATTTTATCTACTTTAGTAAGCAGATATAAAGAACAAGACACCTGGAAACCTGATCCTGTATTTACCAAGGATGGCTTTGATTATATATTAAAAATTATGAAATCAGCTGGACAATTAGATAAATCTCCACCATACGAAAAGCTTGTTATAACCAAGTTTGCAGAAGAAACTTTAAAAAATATTAAGTCTGATGAAGTAAATAAGTAG
- a CDS encoding valine--tRNA ligase, whose translation MREDMAKTYSPKDFEERIYKYWEENDYFRAEVDEEKEPYTIMMPPPNVTGNLHMGHALNNTMQDILIRWKRMEGYSALWVPGTDHASISTEAKVVGKIEAEGKTKYELGREKFLEEAWDWTEKYGGNIRNQLRKLGISCDWSRERFTLDEGLSSAVEEVFIRLYEKGLIYRGDRIINWCPSCGTAISDAEVEHEESQGNLWHIKYPVKDSDEYIVIATTRPETMLGDLAVAVHPEDERYKNLIGKMLILPLANREIPVVADEYVEMEFGTGAVKITPSHDPNDFEVGARHNLGQLKVMNDEGYINNQGGKYAGLERYEARKQIVKDLEDEGYLVEIKEHLHNVGHCERCSTVVEPIISKQWFVSMKSLAEPAIKAYKEGEVKFVPDRFGKIYMHWLENIKDWCISRQLWWGHRLPVYYCQDCNEVIVSREKVEKCTKCESSNIIQDPDTLDTWFSSALWPFSTLGWPEKTEELEYFYPTNVLITGYDIIFFWIVRMVFSGIEQMGEVPFKDVLINGLVRDSQGRKMSKSLGNGIDPLELIDEYGADALRFMLVTGNTPGNDMRFHVERVESSRNFANKLWNASRFVLMNLENLSNKELNRSLLREEDKWIISRANSVIKEVTENLSKYELGIAAQKIYDFTWNEYCDWYIEIVKPRLYGEEGEDKDIARNVLLMVLKDILKLLHPFMPYITEEIWRHLPSIDKSLIVESWPVYSEENNYKDSEKSLEFVMECIKNIRNIRSEMNVVPSKKATVIFVSNDSNIKEILSKTETYFTTLASASAIEIRDNKEGIGEDAMSAVVTNCEIFLPLEELVDIEKEIERLEKEKQKLEGELKRVRGKLSNEGFISKAPQKVVDEEKEKEAKYQQMMEKVLERLNSLKK comes from the coding sequence ATGAGAGAAGATATGGCTAAGACATATAGTCCTAAGGACTTTGAGGAAAGGATATATAAATATTGGGAAGAAAATGATTATTTTAGAGCAGAGGTAGATGAAGAAAAAGAACCTTATACAATAATGATGCCACCACCAAATGTAACAGGTAACCTTCACATGGGTCACGCCCTTAACAATACTATGCAAGATATACTTATAAGATGGAAGCGTATGGAAGGATATTCTGCATTATGGGTTCCAGGAACTGACCATGCCAGTATTTCAACAGAGGCAAAAGTTGTAGGTAAAATAGAAGCAGAAGGAAAGACAAAATATGAGTTAGGAAGAGAAAAGTTTTTAGAAGAAGCATGGGACTGGACAGAAAAGTATGGTGGGAATATTAGAAACCAGTTAAGAAAATTAGGAATTTCATGTGACTGGTCAAGAGAGAGATTTACATTAGATGAAGGATTAAGTAGTGCAGTTGAAGAGGTATTTATTAGACTTTATGAAAAGGGACTTATATACAGAGGAGATAGAATAATAAACTGGTGTCCAAGTTGTGGAACTGCTATATCAGATGCAGAAGTTGAACATGAGGAATCACAAGGTAATCTATGGCATATAAAATATCCTGTTAAAGATAGTGATGAATATATAGTAATTGCTACAACAAGACCAGAAACTATGTTAGGTGATCTTGCAGTTGCTGTTCATCCAGAAGATGAAAGATATAAAAACCTAATTGGTAAAATGTTAATATTACCTCTTGCAAATAGAGAAATACCAGTAGTAGCTGATGAATATGTTGAGATGGAATTTGGTACTGGAGCTGTTAAAATAACTCCATCACATGATCCTAATGACTTTGAAGTTGGAGCTAGACATAATCTTGGACAGCTAAAGGTTATGAATGATGAGGGATATATAAATAATCAAGGTGGAAAGTATGCTGGATTAGAGAGATATGAGGCAAGAAAACAAATAGTTAAAGACTTAGAAGATGAGGGTTATTTAGTTGAAATAAAAGAGCATCTTCATAATGTAGGTCACTGTGAAAGATGTTCAACAGTAGTTGAGCCTATAATATCTAAACAATGGTTCGTATCAATGAAATCTCTAGCAGAGCCAGCTATAAAAGCCTATAAAGAAGGCGAAGTGAAATTTGTACCAGACAGATTTGGAAAAATATATATGCATTGGCTTGAAAATATTAAAGATTGGTGTATTTCAAGACAACTCTGGTGGGGACATAGACTACCAGTTTACTATTGTCAAGATTGTAATGAAGTAATAGTATCTAGAGAAAAAGTAGAAAAATGTACTAAGTGTGAAAGTTCAAATATAATACAAGATCCAGATACATTAGATACATGGTTCTCATCAGCATTATGGCCGTTTTCAACTTTAGGTTGGCCAGAAAAAACTGAAGAGTTAGAGTATTTTTATCCAACTAATGTTTTAATAACAGGATATGATATTATATTTTTCTGGATCGTAAGAATGGTATTTTCAGGTATCGAGCAAATGGGAGAAGTTCCATTCAAAGATGTTTTAATAAATGGTCTTGTAAGAGATTCTCAAGGAAGAAAGATGAGTAAATCTCTAGGAAATGGAATAGATCCGTTAGAATTAATAGACGAATATGGTGCTGATGCATTAAGATTCATGTTAGTTACAGGAAATACTCCTGGAAATGATATGAGATTCCATGTGGAAAGAGTTGAGTCAAGTAGAAATTTTGCTAATAAACTATGGAATGCTTCAAGATTTGTTCTTATGAATTTAGAAAACTTATCAAACAAGGAACTAAATAGAAGCTTATTAAGAGAAGAAGACAAGTGGATAATTTCAAGGGCTAATAGCGTTATAAAAGAAGTAACTGAAAACTTAAGTAAATATGAATTAGGTATAGCTGCACAAAAAATATATGATTTTACTTGGAATGAATACTGTGACTGGTATATCGAAATTGTAAAACCTCGTCTATATGGAGAAGAAGGGGAAGATAAAGATATTGCTAGAAATGTATTATTGATGGTTCTTAAAGATATACTAAAGTTATTACATCCATTTATGCCATATATTACAGAAGAAATTTGGAGACACTTACCATCTATAGATAAGAGTTTAATAGTAGAATCTTGGCCAGTATATAGTGAAGAGAACAACTATAAAGATTCTGAAAAATCGCTAGAATTTGTAATGGAATGTATTAAGAATATAAGAAATATAAGATCTGAAATGAATGTAGTTCCTTCTAAGAAAGCTACAGTAATATTTGTATCAAATGATTCTAATATCAAAGAAATATTATCTAAAACAGAAACTTACTTTACTACATTAGCATCTGCATCAGCTATAGAAATAAGAGATAATAAAGAAGGAATAGGCGAAGATGCTATGTCAGCAGTAGTAACAAATTGTGAGATATTCTTACCATTAGAAGAGCTAGTTGATATTGAAAAAGAGATAGAAAGATTAGAAAAGGAAAAGCAAAAGCTTGAGGGAGAATTAAAAAGAGTACGTGGAAAGCTTTCAAATGAAGGATTTATAAGTAAAGCTCCTCAAAAGGTAGTAGATGAAGAAAAAGAAAAAGAAGCTAAGTATCAACAAATGATGGAAAAAGTTCTTGAGAGACTTAATAGCTTAAAAAAATAA
- the asrA gene encoding anaerobic sulfite reductase subunit AsrA yields MAFSIPNKKIDEIFEIMQKEYEIWGPKRFPSRGRFSDDDLIIYDKIQSIDELEVKEKSEGSPKEPYFPITQTMFYFNEKGYEVPDITDKKLLIFARPCDINAIERLDNIYLKNGGYEDFYYKRLREKVKFALIECSDGFENCFCVSMGSNKTDNYSLAFRFLDEKVFVKVKDDEFKNYFLGKEIKFEPKFIEENKVKVVVPEIKDMPMEIFNHPIWKQYERCVACGRCSTSCPICSCFTTSDLFYDENPKVGERRRVWTSCHIDGFTNMAGGHEFRKEHADRMRFKTLHKIYDYKKRFNKNHMCVGCGRCDDRCPEYISFSCAINSLGKILKEEF; encoded by the coding sequence ATGGCTTTTTCTATACCTAATAAAAAAATAGATGAGATTTTCGAGATAATGCAAAAAGAGTATGAAATTTGGGGTCCAAAGAGATTTCCTAGTAGAGGAAGGTTTTCAGATGATGATTTAATTATATACGATAAAATTCAAAGCATTGATGAATTAGAAGTAAAAGAAAAATCTGAAGGCTCTCCTAAAGAACCATACTTTCCAATAACTCAAACCATGTTTTATTTCAATGAAAAAGGATACGAAGTTCCAGACATAACTGATAAAAAGTTACTTATCTTTGCTAGACCTTGTGATATTAATGCTATAGAAAGATTGGATAATATTTATTTAAAAAATGGAGGATATGAAGACTTTTATTATAAAAGACTTAGGGAAAAAGTAAAGTTCGCACTTATAGAATGTAGTGATGGATTTGAAAACTGTTTCTGCGTATCAATGGGATCGAATAAAACAGATAATTATTCCTTAGCCTTTAGGTTTTTAGATGAAAAAGTATTTGTAAAAGTTAAAGATGACGAATTTAAAAACTATTTTTTAGGGAAAGAAATAAAATTTGAACCAAAGTTTATAGAAGAAAATAAAGTTAAAGTTGTGGTACCAGAGATAAAAGATATGCCAATGGAAATCTTCAATCATCCTATTTGGAAACAGTATGAAAGATGTGTTGCTTGTGGAAGATGTAGTACTAGTTGTCCAATTTGTTCTTGTTTTACAACTTCAGATCTATTTTATGATGAAAATCCAAAGGTAGGAGAAAGGAGAAGAGTATGGACATCCTGCCATATAGATGGATTTACTAATATGGCAGGAGGGCATGAATTTAGAAAAGAACATGCTGATAGAATGAGATTCAAAACTTTACACAAAATTTATGATTATAAAAAGAGATTTAATAAAAATCATATGTGTGTGGGTTGTGGAAGATGTGATGATAGATGTCCTGAGTATATTTCATTTTCATGTGCTATCAATAGCTTAGGGAAAATTCTAAAGGAGGAATTTTAG
- the asrB gene encoding anaerobic sulfite reductase subunit AsrB translates to MDNIYIPKPYKIIKVDRLTDIETLYRVEFDNMSEIKFGQFIQISLPKIGECPISVTDFNVEEGWIEFLIRKVGKVTDQIFNLKARDIMYLRGPYGNGFDFSNYENKNLIIVAGGSGLAPVRSMINYIYKHAGSVKKLDLILGFKDTSSILFKDEIDNWRKKFNTILTVDKGSGIKGEKVGFVTEYISHLSIEEDKSDLEIIIVGPPVMMKYAAIEFEKIKVSDDKIWLSFERKMSCAVGKCGHCKIDEIYVCLDGPIFNYTKGKKLLD, encoded by the coding sequence ATGGATAATATATATATACCTAAACCTTATAAAATTATAAAAGTAGATAGGTTAACAGATATAGAGACTTTATATAGGGTTGAGTTCGATAATATGAGTGAAATTAAATTTGGTCAATTTATACAGATATCTCTTCCTAAGATAGGTGAATGTCCTATATCAGTTACGGACTTTAATGTAGAAGAGGGTTGGATAGAATTCCTAATTAGAAAAGTTGGAAAAGTTACAGATCAAATTTTTAATTTAAAAGCTAGAGATATAATGTACTTGAGAGGACCATATGGAAATGGATTTGATTTTTCAAACTATGAAAATAAGAACTTAATAATAGTTGCTGGTGGTTCAGGACTTGCTCCAGTTAGATCTATGATTAATTATATATATAAACATGCAGGTTCAGTAAAGAAACTAGATTTAATTTTAGGATTTAAAGATACATCATCTATCTTATTTAAAGATGAAATAGACAATTGGAGAAAAAAATTTAATACTATACTTACTGTAGATAAAGGTAGCGGAATTAAAGGAGAAAAAGTTGGATTTGTTACTGAATATATTTCTCACTTAAGTATAGAAGAAGATAAAAGTGATTTAGAGATAATTATTGTAGGCCCTCCTGTAATGATGAAATATGCAGCTATAGAATTTGAAAAGATAAAAGTTTCTGATGATAAGATTTGGTTATCATTTGAGAGAAAGATGTCTTGTGCAGTTGGAAAATGTGGTCACTGTAAAATTGATGAAATCTATGTCTGTTTAGATGGACCTATTTTTAACTATACTAAGGGAAAAAAACTATTAGATTAG
- a CDS encoding bifunctional folylpolyglutamate synthase/dihydrofolate synthase, whose product MNYTEALEYIHGTKKFGSKLGLENIRQLLSLMGNPQKELKFIHIAGTNGKGSTSSYITNMLGKAGYRVGLFTSPYLETFNERIRINDEYISDEDLASTTLKTKAKVEEMLSDGYNHPTEFEIVTAIAMEYYREKKVDFVVLEVGLGGRYDSTNVIDSSIASVITPIALDHTDILGDTIDKIAYEKAGIIKENGFVISYPQKPEAEEVIENVVKEKSAELIKVPVDNLNIKEINEFGSKFDFKYNNYEFKDLQIGLIGQHQAYNASTAITTVLGLKDKGIINITEDSIRQGLEITKWSGRLELLKRTPRFLIDGAHNMQGIEALKKTLKEIFNYDRLILGLGILADKDVESMIEELAPIGDVVIVTEPNIFRAMTAEELGERISKYNENCIVEKDIKSAIEKAYEIANENDLIVFSGSLYLIGDVRSIVVNR is encoded by the coding sequence ATGAACTATACAGAGGCTTTAGAGTATATACATGGTACTAAAAAGTTCGGTAGCAAATTGGGTTTAGAAAATATACGTCAACTCTTAAGTTTAATGGGAAATCCACAAAAAGAACTTAAGTTTATTCATATAGCAGGAACTAATGGTAAGGGATCAACTTCATCATATATAACTAATATGTTAGGAAAAGCAGGATATAGAGTTGGACTATTTACTTCACCATATCTAGAAACATTTAATGAAAGAATAAGAATAAATGATGAATATATTAGTGATGAAGATTTAGCAAGTACGACTTTAAAAACTAAAGCAAAAGTAGAAGAAATGCTAAGTGATGGATATAATCACCCAACAGAATTTGAAATAGTTACAGCTATTGCTATGGAATATTATAGAGAAAAAAAGGTTGACTTTGTAGTTCTAGAAGTAGGATTAGGTGGTAGATACGATTCAACTAATGTTATAGATAGTTCTATAGCATCTGTTATAACACCTATAGCATTAGACCATACAGATATATTAGGGGATACAATAGATAAGATAGCTTACGAAAAAGCAGGTATAATAAAGGAAAATGGATTTGTAATATCATATCCTCAAAAACCAGAAGCAGAAGAAGTAATAGAAAATGTTGTAAAAGAGAAAAGTGCAGAACTAATTAAAGTTCCAGTTGATAATTTAAATATAAAAGAGATAAATGAATTTGGAAGTAAGTTTGATTTTAAATATAATAACTATGAATTTAAAGATCTACAAATAGGTCTTATAGGACAACATCAAGCATATAATGCTTCTACAGCTATTACTACAGTTCTAGGATTAAAAGATAAAGGAATTATCAATATTACAGAAGATAGCATAAGACAAGGACTAGAGATTACAAAATGGAGTGGAAGATTAGAGCTATTAAAAAGAACTCCTAGATTTTTAATAGATGGTGCTCATAACATGCAAGGTATAGAAGCACTAAAGAAAACACTAAAAGAAATTTTTAATTATGATAGACTTATTTTAGGATTAGGAATATTAGCAGATAAAGATGTAGAGAGTATGATTGAAGAATTAGCTCCAATTGGAGATGTTGTGATAGTTACTGAACCGAATATATTTAGAGCTATGACAGCTGAAGAACTTGGAGAAAGAATTAGTAAATATAATGAAAATTGTATAGTAGAAAAAGATATAAAATCTGCTATAGAAAAAGCATATGAAATAGCAAATGAAAACGACTTAATAGTATTTTCAGGTTCACTTTATTTAATAGGTGATGTTAGAAGCATTGTAGTAAATAGATAA
- a CDS encoding nitroreductase family protein — protein sequence MKEVLEAIRNRRSTRNFLSEQIKDSELNAILESGVYAPSATNKQPWHFTVVQNKDLIDRLNHSFKEFAKKSDNDYLRKFGSNEKFHVFYNSPTVILVSGEIGNKYASIDCAAAVENMLIAGEALGIGSCWIGFIEYLLNSEEGKEFIKELKIPEGFRQIHAVALGYKKNNLTNAPARRENTITYIK from the coding sequence ATGAAAGAAGTTTTAGAAGCTATAAGAAATAGAAGGAGTACTAGAAATTTTTTATCGGAGCAAATCAAAGATTCGGAACTAAATGCTATATTAGAGTCAGGAGTTTATGCACCTAGTGCTACAAATAAGCAGCCTTGGCATTTTACAGTAGTTCAGAATAAAGATCTAATAGATAGACTAAATCATAGCTTTAAAGAATTTGCTAAAAAATCTGATAATGATTATCTAAGAAAATTTGGAAGTAATGAGAAGTTTCATGTGTTTTATAACTCACCAACAGTAATTTTAGTTTCTGGAGAAATAGGTAACAAATATGCTTCAATTGACTGTGCAGCAGCAGTGGAGAATATGCTAATAGCTGGAGAAGCTTTAGGAATTGGCTCTTGTTGGATTGGATTTATTGAATATTTATTGAATAGTGAAGAGGGAAAAGAGTTTATTAAAGAACTTAAAATACCAGAGGGGTTTAGACAGATACATGCAGTAGCACTTGGATATAAAAAAAATAATTTAACAAATGCACCTGCTAGGAGAGAGAATACTATTACCTATATAAAATAA